Within Sorangiineae bacterium MSr11367, the genomic segment ACTGTGCACGTTCTCGAACACGGGAAACACCGCCTCTTCACCGCGCGGAGAACGGCCCACGATGACACTGGCCTCGAGCGCCAAGTCGATGGCCTCCTCCAGGAGGTACACACCGTCGGGCGCCAGCTTGCTCACGATGGGCTCGAGATCCGCCGCCGTGGCGACGAATGCCTGCCCCTTGCCGTCGTAGCCTCCGCGTATCGTCTTGACGATGAAGGGGAAGCCGAACGAGGGCGCGAGTTGCAAAAGCTCGTCTCGGCCGCGCGCGACGGCGAAGGCCACGTGCGGCAGACCGGCCTGTTGCAGAAACGTTTTCTCGAGCGCGCGGTCCTGCGCCGTTTCCAGCACGTGCACGTTGGGAAAGAGCTTTGCCGTCGTATCGAGCGCCTTCAGGGCGCGCGTGTCGATGTGCTCCATCTCGTAGGTCACGGCTTCGCACGACGCGAAGAATCGACCGAGCGCCTCGGCATCGGTCCACGCCGCGTTCACCACTTCGCGGAAGCGAGCGCACGCGGGGGCAGCAGGTTCGGGCTCGTAGATGCACGCTTCCGCGCCGAGGTCGTGAATGGCCCCCGCGAGCATCGTGCCGAGTTGACCCCCACCGAGAACGCCGATTCGTTTCATGGCTTCTGAATTTTCGCGTGGCCGTCCAAGGCGCGTGCTTCATTTTCCTGGCGGTAGCGTTCGAGCCCATCACGAACGCGCGCATCTTCGAGGGCGAGGATCCGCATGGCGAAGGCCGCGGCATTGGTCGCGCCGCCGTGTCCAATGGCAAACGTCGCCGTGGGAATGCCCGGCGGCATCTGCACGATGGAGAGAAGACTGTCCAACCCGCTGAGCGCCTTCGACTGCACCGGCACCCCGAGGACGGGAAGCGGGGTGAGCGCCGAGACCATGCCCGGAAGATGCGCGGCACCGCCAGCCCCCGCAATGATGATCTTGAGCCCGCGCCCGGCGGCATTTTTGGCGTACTCCACCATCCGATCGGGTGTGCGATGTGCGCTGATGACCGCGACCTCGTAGGGGATGGCGTGCGCAGCCAGCAAATCGGCCGCGTGCTTCATCGTCTCCCAATCGGAGTCGCTCCCCATGATGATGCCGACGAGCGGGTGAGTCATGGCGCGCTGACTACACGAATTCACCACCGTTGCCTAGTCGGCGGGGGCGGGGCTTCGTCGTTGGCGGGCTGCAGCGCCCGGATGTTCTGGAAGGAGAAGAGCCCCATGTAGAGGATGACGAGGATGTACAGGGTTCCAAACTTCACGAACAACCCGGTACCAATCGCGGCCGCGACCACGGCGGAGATGATGTGTGCCGCGCGCCGCCCCCCGCCTTTGGAGAGTGCGGCGAAGGTGTGGGCCATCACATTGCCGCCGTCGAGGGGCAGGATGGGCAGGAGATTGAACAGGCTCCAGAGAAGGTTGATCCAGAGCATGGATCGCGCGAAGGAGAGCACCGCCATGGCTTTGATGGAGTTGCGCGCGTGCGCTTCCAGGATCCATTCGTCCAGATGCCAGGGCGAGATGCCCGATTGCGCGACGGCGACGAAGGTGATCGCACCGAGCGCGATGCCGGTGAGCGGCCCCGCGAGGCTGATGAGCACCCGCTTCCACGACGAGAGCTGGTTTCCGTTTTGCCACGAGGTGGCCCCGCCGAAGGCGTACAGCTCGATCTGCGGAGCCAGGCCGAAGATTTTGCCGGTCAGCGCGTGTCCGAGTTCGTGCAGGAGGACCGACACGAGGACCGCGAGGATCCAGACGATGAGGTCAATGGGATCGCGCGACATGCCGAGGAGCGCCGCGGTAAACCAGAACGAGATATGGATCCGGATGGGGATGGAACCGAGCGCGAACGACAGCATGGAGAACCCTTTACCAAGCGCGGCCTGTCCGTGGTAACGACGAAGGCAGCACCTACACCTTAGCCACGCTTTTCAGGGACGCTGCTGGAGGTCTGTGTGAAGATCACGATTCGAGAACATAAGCCCGGAGAAAATATTCGGCCCTTCATTCAAGCAGGGCACGAGGTTTTCCGGGGCGATCCTCATTGGGTTGCCCCTCTGAATTTCGAGTTTCGCGAGCGTTTGCACCCGAAGAAGAACCCGTTCTTTTTGCGTGCCGACGTAACGTTCTTCACCGCGTGGCGCGGCTCGCAGCTCGTCGGGCGCTGTTCGGCTCAGATCGATCGGGAACATCTGCGGGTGTGGAAGGACGACACCGGTTTCTTCGGTTTTTTCGATACCATCGACGATGAAGAGGTCGCTACTGCGCTCATCGACGCGGCGGAGAGTTGGCTGCGCCGGCGCGGAATGAAGCGGATGCGCGGCCCGCACTCGCTCTACATCAACGAGGAATCGGGCATCCTCATCGAGGGTTTCGACGAGCCGCCCGTGGTCATGATGGCCCACTCGCGCAGGTGGCAGGGCCGGCTCGCCGAGACCGCGGGTTTGAAGAAGGAAAAAGATCTCATCGCCTGGAAGTATTCCGCCGGCGAGTTTCCCGCGCGCGTTCTGCGCGCCTGGGAGCAGGTCAAGGCAATGCCCGAGGTGCGCCTTCGCTCCATCGACACGAGCCGCATGGACGTGGAGATCCGAAACGTGATGGAGATCTACAACGACGCCTGGCAGGGCAAATGGGGCATGGTCCCGGCGCTGCCCGAGGAAGTCGAGAAGGTCGCCAAGGATCTGAAGCTCATCATCGACGAAGATCTCGCCTTCATGGCGGAGATCGACGGGCGCGCGGTGGGAATGTGCATCATGATTCCCAATTTGAATGAGGCGATTGCCGATTTGAATGGCAAACTTCTCCCCCTCGGTGTGGCGAAGTTGATTTGGCGCATGAAGGTGAAACACCCCATCTCCACGCGGCTGATGATGCTGGGCATCCGCAGCGAGCTGCGTCACGTGAAGAAATATGGGGGACTTTCCGCGGCCATGTACGTGGAGGTCGCGAAGCGCGGCATCGCCAAAGGCTACCGGTGGGGCGAGCTTTCGTGGACGCGCGAAGACGATGGCCCCATCAATGTGGGAATAAAAGCGATGGGGGCGATGCCGTACAAGAAGTATCGAGTTTACGAAAAGGCCATCGTGTAGACCCAAACCCGAGGGAGAATCACACCCATGCCGAAGCCGTCGTCGTTTTTGATTTGTTTGCCATTGGCTTTGTCCATCATCTCGACAGCCTGCAGCAGCAGTGACGACGGCAACTCCCCCTCGGGGCCCGTGTCGTTCCGAAACGACGTGGCCCCCATCTTTCGAAACAGCTGCGCCTTCTCCTCGTGCCATGCCGCGGGGACGACGAACGGGATCATTCTCGCAGGCGATCCTGCCGCGGTTCGTGCCAACTTGGTGAATGTCAAAGCGCCCCAGGTCCCCACGATGAACTTCGTGACCCCGGGCGATCCGGCGCAGAGTTACGTGATGCACAAGCTCGACGGCGATCAAAAGCAGCTTGCCGCGGCGTGCACCGGCGAGCCCGATTGCGGCTCACAGATGCCCCAGGGCCAGCCGCCGCTCGCGCAGTCCACGCGCGACACCATCCGCCGCTGGATCACGGAGGGCGCCGCGGACAACTAGTCTTCGGCGGGGGGCGTGCTGCGGCCGGTGACCAGCGTGAGGTGGTAGCTGTCGGGGACGCGGTCACCGATGGGTTCGCGGCAGAGGAGCCAGTTCGCAGGGATGGGCGGCGCGCAGAGGGCGACGATGGAGCCCACGATGGCGCACAAGGTGTCGCGATCTCCGAGCGCGGAGACGGTGGACCACATGGCCTCGACGTAGTCGTCGAGGTGCCGCGCGGCGCAGAAAAGCGCGAGGGGCACGGTGTCGACGGACAGCGTCTGCGAGCCGTTGCCCAGCTTGCGCGCCGCGAAATCGACCGACGCGGTGGGCGCGAGTTGGGAGGCTTGCGCAATGCGGCGCGCGGTATCGCTCTCCGGTGTGTGGCGGAGAACCGTCTCGAATAGCTGCGCGCGCTGAGGGGCTCGGCGCATGCGCCATGCGGTGGCCGCGGCCACGGCGACGGCGATGGCACCGGCTTGCCCCTCCGCGTGCGCGTGCGTCACCTCCGCGGAGGCGCGTGCCTCGGCGACCACCTTTTCCAAGTCGTCCGCGAAGTAGGCACCGACGACACCCGCGCGGGACGCCGCGCCGTTGCCCATGGAGCCCAAGCCCTCGAACGGCTCGCGCACGACCCTGCGCCAAGGCATCCCTTCGCCGATGGCCCGCAAGACGCCGTGCACCGTGGCGCCGTACCCGCGCGCGGGATCGGCCTGGTAGCGATCGGCAAAGCGATCGGCCAGCGCGTCTTGGTCGATGCGGCCGTAGCGATCCAGCACCTGGATGATGGCGAAGGCCAACTCCGTCTCGTCGGTCGTATCCCACGTGGGGCGCGGCAACGTGCGCGAGGCAATGCGCGCACGCACCACGTCGACGTCGCCGACGAAGCGCTCGCCGAAGGCATCACCGACCGAAAGGCCGTCGAGCGACGCCTCCGCCCTGCGCAGGCGCGCGGCGTGATCGGCCGGTAGCTCGCGCTGAATTCGCCCCATGAAACGAGTTTACAACAAGTGAATGTTTACTTAACGGGAATCGAGCAAGCTTCGCTCGAGAGCCGGCGTTCGATCCTTGCGGCGCCAGAGAACGGCATCCATCGCGTAGTGCGTAACCTGCGGCAGTGCGAGCAGCGGGACGACGACGATCTGCCAGGCGGCGGCGAGGGGAACCTCGTCGTCGCCCCCGCCGAATAGCCACGCGCGATCGTGCCAGACGAAGCGGTCCCAGAGCATTTCCTCGATGAAAGCGAACGCGAGGAGTGTCCCGAAGAATGCACCGACGCCCGCACCAACGATGCGCGAGCCGAGCGCGTTCGGTCGCTCCTCACGCCGTGCGCGCCCGTAGTGCCAGAGAAGCACCATGTACGGTACACCGTGCAGGATCACGTTGGTGGCGGTGAAATCCAAATCGCTGTCGGTGGCGCAAATACCGACCCACCAGCAGAGGGCCGTTGTCGCGATGACTACGAATTTGCCCAATGCGATCGCGCGCCTCGCCACGAGCCGCCATGCCGTGCGTGTGAAATAGACGACGAGCAACATGGCATAGGCGCCCTTCAGGGCCGGGACGTAGGTGCGGAGCCACGCCGCGGAGGCGAAATCGCCGGGGACGAACCACTGGAATGCACGCGGCAAGGAGGCATGCCACACGAGCAGCGGCACGCACGTCGCCGCATAAACGACGGCCTGTTCGAATCGGCGCTCCCAGAGTGCATCCTTCGGCTGCGCGCGATGCTGGTAGACGCGTACCCAACCTACCTGTTGGCGCACGAAGTGAAAAACCGCGAGGTAGGCGAGCGTCCGCCAGAACGCCATCGGCGAGATCCAATGGAGCGCGGTAAACACAATGTATCCAGTGATGGGCAGTCCCGCGTAGAGCACCCTGCGCCGCGCCCACTCTTCGCGATCGAAGTACGTGCGAAAGAGCGTGGCCCACACGTGCGCCACGTCGATGGCCAGGATGAAGGCGACGTAAGACCACTCGGGCAGGCGCGCCTGGGAGATCCCCGATGCATGCCCGAGCGCCACCACCGCGAGGGCCACCACCGCACTGCCGCCGAACGCGGCGAGATCCGTGCGCGGTCCCCAGATCCACGGGCCATACTTCATGGCTATCCGTACAGGCTCGCGATGGTGCGCCCTCGCTCGCGGAGGATCGCCTCGGCCGCGTGAACTCCCCAGTATTGTGCCTCCTCGAAGAGGCCAATGCCCGATAGATCCGAATGCGCAAAATGGATGCGGGCCAAGGGTTCGGCGCGGCGGGTGCGCGCGCCCGACCAGAGATGCCCGACGCGCGGCCGGGCCATCGCGTGACCCCAGCGAAAGACGTCGATGCGCTCGATGTATTTCGTGAGATCGCGGTGCGCGCGGGATAGGTCGGTCACGATGACGTCGCAGCAGGCGGCGTGGTCGAGCGCGAGCAGGCGTTCGCGTCCTTCGCGCGGCGACGATCCCGTGAAGGGGTAGTAGTACGTCCACACCGTGGGCCCGTAGTCGCGCAATCCCTGGTGCGTGGCGACGACGTAGCCCAGCGACGGTGAGTCGTAGAGCACGTTGTCCCAGGCCATGGGGAATCCGCGCGACGGTGGGCGGCCTTTGAGATGCACGTTGGCGACCATCCACGCGCCGTAGTCCAGCTCGCGCAAATGCTCTGGCGGGTGCTCGCGCCAGGGGCGGATCACGTGCGCGGCGGTGAACTTCGGCGCGGCGAAAACCACGTGATCCGCGGTCCAGGCGCGCAGCTCGTTCGCCGTCGTGTCGAACACCGTGAGGTCCACGCCCGTCTCGTGCGGTGCGAGGTCCATCACCAGGTGCCCCACGCGAAGGCGCGTTCCGGTGACACCCGCCAGGTGCTCGACCAGCCGCCCGTTGCCGTTGGGCCACGACAGCAAGGGCGCCGCGGATTCGCCTTTCCCTTGCGCGCGCGAGGCGAAGTAGAAAATGCCGGCCCACGCGCTCGTGCCCTCGGCGAGCAAGCCGTAGTCGTCGCGGCATGCGTAGTCGACCCACCAGCGCAGGCGCGGGCTGGTGAAGCCGCGCGAGGCAAGCCAATCGCTCATGGAGACGCGATCGAGCGACGTCAAATCCGCGTCGTCGCTGCTGCGCGCCAAGGGTAGGGTGAAGGCCCTTCGTCCCGAGCCGTCACGCAGGTCGACGAAATGGTCGATTTCTGCCTGAAAACGGCGCAATTGCTCCAGATCCGTCTCGTTCGCACCCGCGCGGAGGTAGAGGCCTTCGTACCAGCGGTCCAAATAGAAGACGCGCTCCTCGGGCGCGCGCACCAGTTGCTCTTCGGCGGCCACCGGCGCGCCGTGCGCATCCGTGCCCACGATGGCGCCGACCTCGCGCAGCACCTCGACCATCGCGCGGTTTTCCGCGGAGGGCATGGGAACGTAGTGCGCGCCCCAGGGGTAGGGCACGATGGCATCGTCTCCATATTGCGAGGTGCCGCCGGGGCGTCCCTCCAGATCGAACACGACGAAGTCGGTCATGCCGAGCCGCTCGAGCCGCCACGCCGCCGAGAGCCCGCTCGGGCCTGCGCCAACGATGGCCACCGAGACACGCGACTTTTCGCCGGCGGGCGTCGCCGCCGCCGCCGCACGAAGCTTGTGCCCGATGTCCATCGAGGGGCCACGGATGCTGCCCGCGATGGGCGCGCGTGATTTCCGGCACGCGGAAGCGGCCACCGGCACCGAGAGCAGCGCCTCGAGAATTTGCCGCCGGGTCAGTTCCATCGGCGCCACTCGTGTTCGTAGTACGAAACGAGGATCTGATTGTTCAACTTGTTGATCTCGACGCCCTTCTCCTCGGCCATGTCGGGCGAGAGCACGAAGAGCGACTTCATCGA encodes:
- a CDS encoding ATP-grasp domain-containing protein; protein product: MKRIGVLGGGQLGTMLAGAIHDLGAEACIYEPEPAAPACARFREVVNAAWTDAEALGRFFASCEAVTYEMEHIDTRALKALDTTAKLFPNVHVLETAQDRALEKTFLQQAGLPHVAFAVARGRDELLQLAPSFGFPFIVKTIRGGYDGKGQAFVATAADLEPIVSKLAPDGVYLLEEAIDLALEASVIVGRSPRGEEAVFPVFENVHSEHILDLTVVPARIPPELSEKLQAIAIDAARALDVHGLLTTEFFVSRKPGRPTSRSVAVGDYHVYVNEFAPRPHNSGHVTRNACTASQYDVLARILLDVPVSSPALVGPGVFCMGNLLGDVWLAQGRRDLDLSSLRQFPEVIDVVLYGKRDAQPRRKMGHFVTHAPDADRAIQAAKAFRKNLLT
- the purE gene encoding 5-(carboxyamino)imidazole ribonucleotide mutase; its protein translation is MTHPLVGIIMGSDSDWETMKHAADLLAAHAIPYEVAVISAHRTPDRMVEYAKNAAGRGLKIIIAGAGGAAHLPGMVSALTPLPVLGVPVQSKALSGLDSLLSIVQMPPGIPTATFAIGHGGATNAAAFAMRILALEDARVRDGLERYRQENEARALDGHAKIQKP
- a CDS encoding M50 family metallopeptidase codes for the protein MLSFALGSIPIRIHISFWFTAALLGMSRDPIDLIVWILAVLVSVLLHELGHALTGKIFGLAPQIELYAFGGATSWQNGNQLSSWKRVLISLAGPLTGIALGAITFVAVAQSGISPWHLDEWILEAHARNSIKAMAVLSFARSMLWINLLWSLFNLLPILPLDGGNVMAHTFAALSKGGGRRAAHIISAVVAAAIGTGLFVKFGTLYILVILYMGLFSFQNIRALQPANDEAPPPPTRQRW
- a CDS encoding ADP-ribosylglycohydrolase family protein → MGRIQRELPADHAARLRRAEASLDGLSVGDAFGERFVGDVDVVRARIASRTLPRPTWDTTDETELAFAIIQVLDRYGRIDQDALADRFADRYQADPARGYGATVHGVLRAIGEGMPWRRVVREPFEGLGSMGNGAASRAGVVGAYFADDLEKVVAEARASAEVTHAHAEGQAGAIAVAVAAATAWRMRRAPQRAQLFETVLRHTPESDTARRIAQASQLAPTASVDFAARKLGNGSQTLSVDTVPLALFCAARHLDDYVEAMWSTVSALGDRDTLCAIVGSIVALCAPPIPANWLLCREPIGDRVPDSYHLTLVTGRSTPPAED
- a CDS encoding FAD-dependent oxidoreductase — translated: MELTRRQILEALLSVPVAASACRKSRAPIAGSIRGPSMDIGHKLRAAAAATPAGEKSRVSVAIVGAGPSGLSAAWRLERLGMTDFVVFDLEGRPGGTSQYGDDAIVPYPWGAHYVPMPSAENRAMVEVLREVGAIVGTDAHGAPVAAEEQLVRAPEERVFYLDRWYEGLYLRAGANETDLEQLRRFQAEIDHFVDLRDGSGRRAFTLPLARSSDDADLTSLDRVSMSDWLASRGFTSPRLRWWVDYACRDDYGLLAEGTSAWAGIFYFASRAQGKGESAAPLLSWPNGNGRLVEHLAGVTGTRLRVGHLVMDLAPHETGVDLTVFDTTANELRAWTADHVVFAAPKFTAAHVIRPWREHPPEHLRELDYGAWMVANVHLKGRPPSRGFPMAWDNVLYDSPSLGYVVATHQGLRDYGPTVWTYYYPFTGSSPREGRERLLALDHAACCDVIVTDLSRAHRDLTKYIERIDVFRWGHAMARPRVGHLWSGARTRRAEPLARIHFAHSDLSGIGLFEEAQYWGVHAAEAILRERGRTIASLYG